GCGAGATTATCGGGGTCAACGGTCGTCTCACATCTCCAGGGTGTCGGCTTGTCGTCCGCGATCTCTGGTATTATGCAGAGCTTCTAGCCCAAAGGATACAGTTTCATCCTGATGATCTCTGTTTTTGTTCCGTCAGTGAGGACGATATCATTCGACTCATAGAGGATGCGCTACCCAGGGGCGTTGACCCAGATGGAAATGAGCACATTCGACCGCTGTTGAGCAGTATAGCGCGGACGATGCTGAGTTCACAGGAGGAGGCCTGGTCAGAGGGCCGTGGAGCCACGATCCAAAGAGAGGATCTGGAGCGTTGGAGTGGGAGTCTTTGGGAGGTGTGTGGCGGCTATGATGAGGATTGATGCTGCCTTGGTGTAGAGAGGAGGCGATATAGCTGGGGATGTATAGAAGGGCGGATGAATGATATGGTCAAGAACTGGCAATGTACTCGTTTACATGACCTACTGCTTCTTTATCCGGCGCATGGCTAGAAAACGCAATATGCAAAGTCAGTACGCACACCATCTTTAATGCGCTTTTCTAGCACAGCCGTAATGCCAATTATGTGCGCACCATGATACGCGTTGCATCAAGTTTTTTGCGTCAACACTGGTTGAGAGTTCGAAGTGGTATTTCTATCCGACTCGTGACACTGCCACTAGCACAGATTATATGGCTCGATATTCAGGTAAGTAGCCATTGAAAGCATGCCGTGTGGGTTCGAGCACGGAAAAGTCTTATTCCAAACCTCTGAATTTCCACTATGTGCGGCTTTTGGAGATGTGTGACGTAATTTACCGATGTGGTTTTTCTCCCACGAAGCTGCGGGGTGCTCCGGCTCTCCTTATAGTTTCTTACACCCGGGTGATATGATATACTCAAAATCTTAGTATAAAAATCTTTATAGGCGTCGAATACGCTTATTAGCAATAGAATAGCGGGTTCTCCCCGTACTGTCGCTGTAAACCATATTATGTCACCTAGGTGCTCGCAACAATCGAACATCTGTTTTCATTACGGTTGTTCCTCTCGCACCCAATAATAACACCAGAATCGACATCTCATAGATATATGGCATTTGGGAATCCCAATACAAAAATTTGCGGGAGAAACTCCGAACGTCAAACAGACGATGCTCCTCATCTACAAGGCCACGATCGTATTCCAGCGTGCCCGGATGAATTGATGTTTACGGGCTAGGCTCAGAACGCTTCCTAAATGTATGAATAATTGAAGATACCTTTTTGTCCCTTCCTCTTGCTGTTGTGTGGTGTGTGGCAAGTTTGTCACATGATGAGGTTAGAACGTTCTGATGTTTCCCAGAAAGCTACGGAATTTCTGGAACGAAGCACGGGCTACTCACCCTCGCCGTCACCAACTCGACCCCCACTTTTCGCATTAGCTCATCAGTTGACTCAAATCTGTTAACACACTGCACCAAGCATTCCCATAGTCCTTATTGCAGGTTGATCCAAACACAATTACTCCACACTCAATTTGCGTTGCGCGGGCGCCTCAAGCTCCGTTCAGCTCCGGCCAAAGAGCCCTGTCGAAAAACCCTCACCGCCAACGTGCTAGGTCACACAACCTGGAAACAATAGCAGCTCCAAGAGCTTGACCACTCTATTGACTCACGTTCACCTCAGTCAAAACTTAGTCATCAACAAATATATTCCTGTGACAGTCGCAAGCTTTGTTTAGTCCTTGCCACCAACAGATCAACTCGCCGCAGCCAAAACACTTTCACCATCACGCGCAACCATGGCTCCACATTCAAATATTCCCTACAACCCCGCCGACCTTGGCGCATCAAACACGCTGCTGCCAGAGGATGTGTTTGGACATGTCGATCTTGCGACTTTGTCAGACATCCACAAGTTCCTTCGCGAGAGCGAGATGCAAGACGACATTGAGCTCGCCGCATGGGTCCAGGCAAACTACCTACACGGCCAAATCGAAGATCATTCAACGGCGATCATTCGGACTGCCCAGGGATTTGGCCAACTCGACAGAGCTTTTCGTCGGGTACGATCTCTCACCAACAAAGCCCAAGAGAAGTGGCCATTTTTCGACAGGAACTTCAAGCAAATGTCAACGACaacagtccgcaacaatgCCCGCGGGGAGGCCGCCCCAGGCGTCAAGTACTCCATTGAAGCGAGCAAAGAGATTTCGATGACGGCAGCTGGACAGCAGCATATCTCTGTATCTAATGGATTGGACACCCCCAAAGGTAAGTGATACAGCATTCAACCTAACAAGGGCAAGCTAACGATAATATCAACAGATTCTCCAGTACCCCAACTCCAAGTGCCGTTTGGTACAGCAAGACCGAGCCGCTTTCAGGCACGTAAGAGTCAGTTTCCCGGTCCTGCGCGACGATCTCGCCTTGCTTCATCCGACTTGCCGCCAAAACCTACTCAACTACCTGAGCCGAACCAGAAGTCTCAACAACAGGAAGTCATCACCCCGCAAGAGCTGCCAAATCAGACCGGTACGTTGCAAATTCCCTCACTGCGCTAGACCTTTCTACAGCCTGCCATCGTACTAGATGGCTCACCGACCTCTTCAACCCCCCACTATATTTCTCTCAGTATATACACTAACAAAGAGACACCAGATATCTCCTCCGAGCCAAGTGTTCAAGCAATGAAGCAGCCTGAGGCCGTCCAGGCCGAGGCCACTCAGCCTGATGCACCTCGAGTCGAAGCAACGCCTGGTGCGGACTCTGTGATTGGAAAAGAGTCGCCCCTTTCAAGCCCTCCCATTGGTTCTCAGTCACGTGATAGCAGTGCCATGCTCAGTCAAGAACAAGAAGCAGACACAGTTCGCGATACTAGCCATGGTAAGGTCCGTGGCCCAAATGGACGCTATCTACCCAGCAACGAAGTTTCGCCTGCGACCAAGAAAGTAGCAAAGCCGAAGAAGCCGAAGAAGGGTGGGCGCAAGCCAGGTCTCAAGCCTGCAAAAACAGAAGAGCCTCTTACATCAAAAGCGGTTTCCGGAGAGTCTGCAGTCGAAGGGACCGAAGAAAACGTTTCCACAAACACACAGTCTTCTTCATCCACGGCCTCTACTGAAGAACCTGAGGGAACTGGCGAGATCGTTGTCCAAGGCACTGACACTGTCACGTCTCCTGACATCAAGAACGAGGAGCAACAAGTGGAGACAGGAACAACATCCGATACAAGAGTCACCGCAGCATATCTTCTTGCAGCAGAGGCAGATGCGGTTCCATCAAATCTGGATCGACTACCCCCCAGTTCACGAAAGACTTACAAGCGGAAGAGTGAGCCGACTGCTCCTTCAAGTGCTCGTAAGCGCGGCAAGTTTGGCGGAATTGTAGGTCGTCCCAGAAGGTCAGATCAGCTCAAACTCTCCCAAGAAGAGCCGGTAGCAGAGACACAGCAAGAACCTCAGATGCAAACGCGACGAAAGACTCGCCACTCTGCTGCAGCCAACATGGGAAGTACTGGAGTTGCAACCATCACACCCACACCCAAGGCGAATATGGAGTTGTCTGCTCAGGAAGAAGGCGTCGTGATGAGTGGTGCTGAGGGAGACATGCACGCAACTGCTGGTCATGAGGAGCCTGAACCTGATGCTAGCAAAGTCTCCGCACACTCAGCAGCTCCTTCGCCACCACCAAATTCCGAAGTTGACATCCTGGACGCGGCCCTGACGGCTACTTACTCTCTCGCTCCCTCACAATCAGTCACCTCCAGTGCGTCACTTGCTACTCCTGACCCTGCCGTAGCCGACGGAAAGGAGGCCGCATACCTACCGGGCCATGTGGAGCTGATTGCACGCATAACAACTGCTAACGGCAAGATGGAGGTACCCATTTTGGAGGACCAGGTCAATACCGACGAAGTGAAGATGATCAGGAAGTATGCAGAATGGAATGCAGCGGAATCGGCAGTGCCAGTCCCGTATGCTCAGTTCAGAAAGATCTTCTCTTTTGTAAAGGATTCTTGATTCGGAGTCAGAATAGGGGAACGTACTTGTAAGGAGGGGTATCAGCATAGCGAAAGCAGACTGCAAGGGTCTCAATGATCTCGGTGGTCTCGAACTACACTAAAAGTTCTACAAGCAATTGATATCGACATGCGCCAATTAGTCTAGTCATCTCGGGATACCTTCTCCCTATTCCTTCATCCATCCCCTGATTATTATTCCATCTCGCCGTTAAATCTTACTCACGTCTCAAGTCTCATCCGCTGCGGTACCCTTCCATCGCGGAGTTCACAGCTGCCGTTCAGGCTAGGAATTCTCTTTGATCGTGAATTCGCTGCATCGATGTAATCTCTTGAAGTCTTTGGATGCGGTAGGTTTGGGTGCCTCGGGTCGACTGTATCATGGTAACCTGCCGTTCAATCCACCTTCGGCATGGCCGATGCCAGAGCGTGGCTATGATATGTTCTGCAAGGTTGTCGCAATGTCCCGGGCAGCCCGAGTAGAATTTCCAACGTAAATAGATATGATCAAGACTTAGAAAGTCTCGTCATTGGACGATGATGCGGGTTGTTTACCGACGCCGTATAGTATGTCATACGGCGTCCCAGTAGGAGTTTTGCGCAGTCGCTTCTCCTGATGAACGGCCGAGACTGCTCGCCTTAATCTTGAGGCCATGTTTAGTGCGAAACCGGCAACTTATCGTCACTCCGACGCTTCTAATCTCGTATGGGCCGAATCTGCATAGTGGGGCGTAGGCTGTGGAGAAGCTTATCTTCCCTTAAAGAGGTAACATTTGAGAGCGCTTATAATTGGAGCGAAGAAGAAAGACAGACTGTGCTGAATTTATTCCACCGTTCGGACGTGTGCAGGCTTCAGAGATGTTTGGAGCGGCGATGTATCGTCGCGGGGTACCTAAGCACTTTAGACTAGGTAATGGACTTGTAATACCGGCACCTGGGAAACATGAAATACTTCACACCCTGGTATACAAAAGCTACCATAGGCGCCAGACATGCGTATTAGGAATATAATAGCGGGGTATATTGGTACTGTCGCTATGAAGTATCTTATGTCACCCAGGCGCTAGAACCCTCTAGTGTAGGTCCTTGCAGTCTTGTATGATACCAAATAAGACTTCTGAGGCAGTGAGCAGTGCTAGAGTGAGCAGTGACGAAGGAGTCTGCCTTGTTTGTAATATTTAGGTCGGGATATAGGAATAAGGACATCAAGCTGGTTTTGCTAGTACTAAGCGCGGTACAGCCCACACGGATTCATCTATGCGCATACAGGCTAGCCTGGTCAGTCGACGCCGTTATGTTCCAGGCGTTCTCATCAGGGATGTTAATGAGCGAGCTTCTGGAAGAAAGACTTTGAAGAAAAAAAAGGTTACGTATTGGCATTGCCTTGGCTGAAGGACAAAGAAAACAAAGGTGTCAGGCAATTTTATTGTTGTGGAGTACAGCATCGAGACACAAAGGCAGACTACCTACCCAGGAAGTTGCCCAGAGGACGTAGATTCTGGACGGAGGTCCAGAACGGACGAATGAGTGGCATCAGCAGCTAAGTCGCGAGGTCTGTACTTTGTGAGCGTCACATAAATTGTCTGTCTAAGCTGTTGATCAGTTGTTGGTCAGGTGTTAGACTGGCGCCATCGTGCATGTGTCAGTGTGAACAGCATGCCAAGATAGGGGCATGCAGCCTCGGTTGCTTGTCGCGATGAAGTTTAGCGCGCCATCCACCTAAAATTAGACCGGGATGAGGCAGTGCACAATCATCATTCACATCATTTTTGGATGATCGCTTCTCCCGATACCACCGCCACCGCTCGACTCGTTACATTGGATGCTTAGAGTAGGATCAATACTGTTTGCGCATTCCATCCAGCAGTATGATTCATCTGGCGCTGAAAGCTGAGGCGAGCGGCTAGCTAGACAACGGTCGAGTGACAATATACCACATCGAGCCTGGCCCTTTGCCTCCGGTACCCATCAGATCATCGTGTGCGGGGCGTCGAGAGGCTTCTTGGTGGCCGTATCCGTGTTGATTACGGCGACTTTGTTGGAGCTTTGGCCTGAAGCATTAGGCCAGCAGTCCGCCTCAACTCTTTTCCAGAAGATCCATAACGGCTCCTGGAACTTGCGTCCATTTCCGTCGTGGCTTGACTTCAGCTGGAGACTCTTTTTGGCCTCCGCCTCTTTGAATTCATTGTAGCATGCATTAACCCAGCAGCCTGCGGGCCTTTCTGTAAGAACGCTCCCTTCCGACAAGTACAGGATTTCCGCCCTGCCCCTGCGCCCAACAGCACCACTGCCACCCGCCACCACGCCGCACTAAACGTCTCGTCCATATACATTGCTCCTGTCCTACCTAGTAATACCACATACCCGGGCCCTCGGAACCATAGAGGAATTAGAGCTGTCAGAACTGCGAATCGGCTATCAACGTCGTCTAAATTGGCTCTAATACTACAGCTGTGCAGTAGCGCAACACCACTACGCTGCGACTAGCATCCATTTCAACACCAAGCTTTTGAGTCTGGCCTGCATCCCTGTTTTCAGCCTTGGATACTTCTGCATACCGAACAATCCCTTTAGCATGCAGTTCGACGCCCAGCTGCTGACGATCCCGACCATATTTTCAAACTATAAGCCCGAGGACGTGCCGTCTAGCATCAAGTCTGTCATCAATTACAACTTGTCCTTTCAATACAACGATATCACCCCAGCGCATAAGGAAAGGACACGTCACATGGCAAATCACAACCACAGGTCCAGTCAGTCGCAAATAGAAAGCGAGCTTTGGCTCAACATGCCAGCTTCTGCAAGGCGATCGCAAGAGCAAGATTACAGATTAGAGCAATCGGCGTATCAAGCAACTTCGCATCGCATTAGTACACACTCGTATGGCTCAGCTTCATCGCCAAGAAGACCTGCCATTGCTACCAGCTCGGATCTCAACAAGCCACTACCGCCATCACCTTCGGGTTCGCAGACACGATCTCGTAAACCGACACCGTTGAGTGGCCCCGGCCGCCACGAGGCTCCGACCCAGCTGAACCAATCCCATCTTCGGGCCGAGCCTTACCACCACAATCAAAGGTACACTACTAGCCTCCATCTGGATACAGATAGTTCTCATCACCATGACTATTCTCGCAGCATGCCCAGTTCGCCCTACGATCATAGCCAGTTCCTATCCGCCAACCCAGCTACAATTCCACGAGCCCACTCCTCTGCTGCCGACTACTCAGAACCTACGCAGTACCTCCCGTATTCTATGTCATCAGAGCAACAGTCGGCTCGTCCTCAGCAACAGCGCGCTGTTTCTATGAGCCCCTACTTCGACACGACAGCACCACTCCGATCTCGCACCCATCCCGAGCCTACTCTCAGCCCCACAGCACGCGAAAACATGTCCATCCGACCACGTCCACATACGACATATCTTTCACCCACAGAGAATTTTACAGATATCACGCAGTGGCATCTCTTTGCAGAGGCAATGACCGGGTTACCAACCAACTCAGAGCCTTTTTCGCCTACCGGAACTCCACAGCTTCAAGGCTCGCTCTTCGCTAGACGGAGCGCCAGTGATACGATACCCATTCCGCTTCAAAATCCGCAACGATCTTCGCAGAGACTACCAAGAGACAACTGGCAATACTACGAATCATCACGCACATCGTCACGAGCAGTGACTACACTCAACCACAGCTTACCGGTACCAAATCCGCCTCGTGTGGCATACCAGCAGTGGCAACCGCCACTGCACATGAATGCGGTCACTTCGGAGCTGCAAATGCTTGGACTGAACGATGCTCCCGAATCCGATGATGAGTTACCGGATTATCAGCAGAGTCAGGCGGAGATGGAAGCGAAGAAAAGAAGAGAAGCATCCGCTCGGGCGAGAGAATTGGAAGCAAGGTGGAGAGGTGCTCGCGGATAATTACCATACATATAAATTCACGTACTTAGAATTTGCAAATGCGGAGGCTACGGAGAGAAATACGCATTCACCACATGAACGACGGAACCTTAATACTATCGATTAAATCACCCCCAGATTTTCTGCATTCAACAAAGAGAAACCTCGAATATTAGTCAGGATAATGTGAGTGTACATACATGGCTCTCCTGACACCTAGCAAGACTACTCTACTGTCACTAGGGGTGAATAGCAACGGCATGCGCACGCGAGGTCAGCACAGCCCTACACACATTACCGAAATATGCATCATCATGCGTTCGTAGTGTAACGATCTACACCCTTGCTTCCGTGTCAACGGTGACATTTCCTAAGTATCGGAACCTACACTACACCGAGTTTTTGGCCCCTTATCCAGTAGTTCGGCTGGTGTGCGCGGGAACGCGATGAATAATGGGTTTGTATGAGGTAGTAACACCTGTTTGCCGAGATGGCTTCGGAGATGATCCGCCACAAGTTCAGCGTACCCTTGTTAGCGGCAATAGTGAAGACTTCTCGCGCCATGCCGAGTGTCACTGTGTCGAACGCTAGGAGACTCTAAAGGGTGCTTTGGCCCCTAAATTCATTAACGTTCCGTGTTATAGAAGCAGTTCATTCCGTTCCAAGTATGGTGGCGGCTCAGGTACGGCCAACTGCCATACTTTGACAGCCACGTATTCCGCGGAGCGGAGTGTAGGCACTTGACATGCCGTCCGCGGGGTGTCCGTTCGCACGGCAATTAGAGCGGTAGATGCTAGAAGCAAGCAAAATATGCCTTGCGGAGTGCCTCGAATCGTGCGGAGATTTGATGCGGGATGTGTACCCGTGATGTACTTCGATCAATCTGGGGATAGAAACAGATTATCATCGGTCAAGACGCGGGGTGCAATCTTCAAGTAGTAGCAGAGCCGATCTTGCAGGAGTCCAAATATGCAACCAACAAGCATTATACAGGCCCTGAGTAGATTGAACTCAAGATATCATCGGCTTTCTTTCTTTGATATACTCAATTGGAAAGATGTATCAGTATACTTACTTTATCCAGCCAAGTCCCCGCAGCATGTGGTCACAATCCTACAAGACCCACTATCGGTCGTACTAAAGCGCTAAAACAATGCATAAAAGATATGCACTCTTCGACGACATGACTTCACATGCAGGGATTGGGGGCGGAAAAGCTTATGTCCACATGACTACTCCCCGCTTCATTATTGTAATTTCGACTATACTCGGGGTAGGAACCATGGACCAAGGCTTCAGTTCAGTAGCACGCAACACCATGCCGAATTCATTGCGGAAGAATGCTGCGTGTTGCCCGAATGGTGTGTGTATGCATGTGACGATACAACACGCCATAGCTGCACTCATCCATCGAAAAGAATACAACGATGCAATAATCATCTAGCCCCTTTCTTCACCAGGTAACACTCCTTCTCAAACGCTCTGCAGGACAAAGAAAATGGTGGGTTGCCATCAAAAAATCTGTGTAGGCTGATCATATCCGGCAACCCTGCAAAATGAGGCTGTGCATGCAAGTCAGATGCACCTGCGGGCCGGGACGATCACCAGCTTGCGAAAATAGCAGATTGTGCATAATCAAGGAGTCTGAGTGAGATTGAATGTGGAAGGTGACAAATGGGTTGTAATGTCAAGACTATGCGCTGTAACGGAGTCTTGGGATGGTTGAATGACGTGGGTGCGTGGTGGTGCTGGTGTGGGAGCGTGCATAATTAGGTGATTAGCTTGCAGCTGCAGGTCACCATACATCGCAACTGTGTGGATTTTGGCTTGGATATAGGTTACATGCAACAGTTACGATGGACTGTAGGACTTATTTATTTGGCGCATATAATGT
This sequence is a window from Pyrenophora tritici-repentis strain M4 chromosome 4, whole genome shotgun sequence. Protein-coding genes within it:
- a CDS encoding DUF3984 multi-domain protein, with protein sequence MPASARRSQEQDYRLEQSAYQATSHRISTHSYGSASSPRRPAIATSSDLNKPLPPSPSGSQTRSRKPTPLSGPGRHEAPTQLNQSHLRAEPYHHNQRYTTSLHLDTDSSHHHDYSRSMPSSPYDHSQFLSANPATIPRAHSSAADYSEPTQYLPYSMSSEQQSARPQQQRAVSMSPYFDTTAPLRSRTHPEPTLSPTARENMSIRPRPHTTYLSPTENFTDITQWHLFAEAMTGLPTNSEPFSPTGTPQLQGSLFARRSASDTIPIPLQNPQRSSQRLPRDNWQYYESSRTSSRAVTTLNHSLPVPNPPRVAYQQWQPPLHMNAVTSELQMLGLNDAPESDDELPDYQQSQAEMEAKKRREASARARELEARWRGARG